A window of the Dyadobacter pollutisoli genome harbors these coding sequences:
- a CDS encoding alginate lyase family protein, with protein sequence MTRSLFRPLFFLLFLATAPAFAIETQIEKEVTQTLKKHILAEASWALKQAPVTVTASTCPRSAGTKHDFYSEGDYWWPDSLHPNGPYIQRDGMTNPENFVAHRLAMIRFSKIVGALASAYKLTHDKKYIKHAFQHINAWFVDPETRMNPSLLYAQAIKGRATGRGIGVIDTIHLMEVAQGIKVMEKDNAVDKSMLANVKQWFEEYISWLTTHQYGKEEMEAKNNHGTCWAMQVASFASLTGNQTMLDFCRNRYKTIFLPNQMGTDGSFPLELRRTKPYGYSLFNLDAMVMLCQILSDGDNDLWNYQTTDGKGIKKAIEYLYPFVEDKTKWPLKPDVMYWDNWPIAHPFLVFGANTFKNSAWLITWKRLDHNPKVEEVIRNLPIRNPIIWFLDAYFKN encoded by the coding sequence GTGACCAGATCATTATTCAGACCCTTATTCTTTCTGTTGTTTCTTGCGACAGCTCCGGCCTTTGCTATTGAGACGCAGATTGAAAAAGAAGTAACGCAAACACTTAAAAAACATATTCTTGCGGAAGCAAGCTGGGCGTTGAAGCAGGCCCCGGTCACCGTGACGGCTAGTACTTGCCCGAGAAGTGCTGGGACAAAGCATGATTTTTACTCGGAAGGAGACTACTGGTGGCCCGACTCGCTACATCCCAACGGACCTTACATTCAGCGCGACGGAATGACCAATCCTGAAAATTTTGTTGCGCACCGCCTGGCCATGATTCGGTTCAGCAAAATTGTGGGCGCATTGGCTTCTGCCTACAAGCTTACTCATGATAAAAAATACATTAAACATGCATTCCAGCACATTAACGCCTGGTTTGTTGATCCCGAAACCCGTATGAACCCTTCCCTGCTATACGCCCAGGCCATTAAAGGAAGAGCGACAGGGCGTGGCATTGGTGTCATTGATACGATCCATCTCATGGAGGTAGCTCAGGGAATAAAGGTGATGGAAAAGGATAATGCTGTGGACAAAAGCATGCTGGCGAATGTCAAACAGTGGTTTGAAGAGTATATCAGCTGGCTCACAACCCATCAGTACGGAAAAGAGGAAATGGAAGCCAAAAACAACCATGGCACCTGCTGGGCCATGCAGGTCGCATCTTTTGCATCTCTAACCGGCAACCAGACTATGCTCGATTTTTGCCGGAACCGTTACAAAACCATTTTTTTACCCAATCAAATGGGTACTGATGGAAGCTTTCCTCTGGAATTAAGACGGACCAAACCTTACGGTTACTCGTTGTTCAACCTGGATGCGATGGTTATGCTTTGCCAGATTTTATCTGACGGCGATAATGATCTCTGGAACTATCAGACTACGGATGGGAAGGGAATTAAAAAGGCAATTGAATATCTGTATCCTTTTGTTGAAGATAAAACCAAATGGCCGCTGAAACCTGACGTCATGTACTGGGACAATTGGCCGATCGCGCATCCATTCCTGGTTTTTGGAGCAAATACATTTAAAAATTCTGCTTGGTTAATAACCTGGAAGCGTCTTGACCATAACCCCAAAGTGGAGGAAGTAATCAGGAATTTGCCAATAAGGAACCCCATTATCTGGTTTTTAGACGCGTATTTTAAGAATTGA
- a CDS encoding tRNA-binding protein translates to MDTISWQDFEKVNLVAGTIIQVDDFPKARKPAFKLRIDLGPEIGIKASSAQITTRYTKEQLLGKQVLCVTNFPPKQIADFKSEVLTTGFILPDGEVILASPDFEVPNGTKLA, encoded by the coding sequence ATGGATACCATCAGCTGGCAGGATTTCGAAAAAGTCAATTTGGTTGCGGGCACAATCATTCAGGTCGACGATTTCCCCAAAGCCCGAAAACCCGCATTCAAGCTCCGCATAGATCTCGGCCCGGAAATAGGTATCAAAGCCAGTTCAGCACAAATCACGACGCGGTACACAAAAGAGCAGTTGCTGGGAAAACAGGTACTCTGTGTCACCAACTTCCCTCCCAAACAAATCGCAGATTTCAAATCCGAAGTACTCACGACCGGGTTCATACTACCAGATGGAGAGGTAATTCTGGCTAGTCCGGATTTTGAGGTGCCGAATGGAACGAAGTTGGCGTAG
- a CDS encoding TlpA family protein disulfide reductase, producing the protein MKDYTRTLFFAFLLTIALYTTGSAQGYRIEATIKGLRDSSLIIGHYNRSHNQFVPKDTAKADANGKMVFEGKTALPGGLYVILFPGNNRWVELVYSGKETNFSIETDTADVIGQMKVTGSKENQIFYTYQKELKSGSMQIEQLNKVKSPESQSKIRAIQDSFAAYRAKTLADNAQSFTVQLLKMSTEPEIPAAPKLANGKADSTWIFNYYKSHYWDTFDFADSRILNTPFLEPKLERYFKNLVVQVPDSVIKDADMIVKKASANKDVKAMVVFYITNQYENPKTVGTEAVWVHMANKYYLSGEMGTSEDVKKRIAEKVNTLKDLLVNKTFPALTLTDPAGKKVSVQTVQANYTILFFYAPTCGHCKEASPTLKAFYEKNKANGIKVMAISTEHNVEDWKSFITTYHFEDIINGFDSLNQIDFNKKFDVVTTPTVYILDKNKKIIARKMPVEQLEDFLNYYQNKMARKL; encoded by the coding sequence ATGAAAGATTATACCCGCACATTGTTTTTCGCATTTCTGCTCACCATTGCACTTTATACCACAGGATCCGCCCAGGGTTACCGCATTGAAGCGACCATCAAGGGCCTGAGGGACTCATCGTTGATCATCGGGCATTATAACCGCAGCCATAATCAGTTTGTCCCAAAAGATACTGCGAAGGCCGACGCCAATGGAAAAATGGTGTTTGAAGGCAAAACAGCACTTCCCGGCGGGCTATATGTGATTCTTTTTCCGGGTAACAACCGGTGGGTAGAGCTGGTCTATTCAGGAAAGGAGACGAATTTCTCGATTGAAACAGACACGGCTGACGTGATCGGTCAAATGAAGGTGACGGGATCGAAAGAGAATCAGATTTTTTATACTTATCAAAAGGAACTGAAATCGGGTTCTATGCAGATAGAGCAATTGAACAAGGTCAAAAGCCCCGAATCTCAAAGCAAAATAAGAGCGATACAGGACAGTTTTGCTGCGTATCGTGCAAAAACGTTGGCTGATAATGCGCAGAGTTTCACCGTTCAGCTACTGAAAATGTCGACGGAACCGGAAATTCCAGCGGCACCTAAACTCGCCAACGGAAAGGCGGACTCCACCTGGATTTTCAATTATTACAAATCACATTACTGGGATACCTTCGATTTTGCAGACAGCAGAATCCTCAATACACCGTTTCTTGAACCAAAATTGGAGCGTTACTTCAAAAATCTGGTCGTGCAAGTACCCGATTCGGTAATCAAAGATGCCGATATGATCGTCAAAAAGGCATCGGCTAATAAAGATGTGAAGGCAATGGTGGTTTTCTATATTACCAATCAGTACGAAAACCCAAAAACGGTTGGTACTGAGGCCGTGTGGGTGCATATGGCCAATAAATATTACTTGTCTGGCGAAATGGGCACTTCCGAAGATGTCAAAAAACGCATTGCCGAGAAGGTCAATACATTAAAGGATTTGCTGGTCAACAAGACATTTCCGGCATTGACGCTCACCGACCCAGCCGGTAAAAAAGTGAGTGTACAGACTGTTCAAGCCAATTACACCATTCTTTTCTTCTATGCACCTACCTGCGGGCATTGCAAAGAAGCATCTCCGACATTGAAAGCATTCTACGAAAAGAACAAGGCGAATGGTATCAAGGTGATGGCGATTTCGACCGAGCACAACGTAGAAGACTGGAAGTCATTTATCACGACATACCATTTCGAAGACATTATCAATGGCTTCGATTCCTTGAACCAGATTGATTTTAACAAGAAATTCGACGTAGTTACTACGCCTACCGTTTATATTTTGGATAAAAACAAAAAGATCATTGCCCGCAAAATGCCTGTGGAGCAGCTGGAAGACTTTTTGAACTACTACCAGAATAAAATGGCCAGAAAGCTTTAA
- a CDS encoding lactonase family protein — translation MKKLIVPVILLLAGLMSFSFQDKTISFYIGTQDKGANSSVSLCELNLSTGQVTLLDTFNNCVGPGYVAISPNKKNLYAVGGDKIVSFAIGADKKLTYLNSESSVGAGPCHVSVHPSGKTAYVANYGGGSFSMYHVQPDGKVTPATYTEQYAGTGPNAKRQEKAHAHFATASPDGKYVFVTDLGSDKIMNYVSDSKSGALKPNPAQPFFSGKPGAGPRHLIIHPSGKSLFLLNELEATLTSCSIDKNGVITAIKTYPTIPADYSGPTNTSAAIHLHPNGKFVYVSNRGHNSISAFKINANGELEMVDQQTKSISTPRDFNIDPSGKFMIVANQTADNLVVYDVDPATGKFTFKHESISVKLPICVAFL, via the coding sequence ATGAAAAAGCTGATTGTTCCTGTAATCCTTTTGCTGGCCGGTTTGATGTCCTTTTCGTTTCAGGATAAAACCATTTCCTTTTATATCGGAACGCAGGATAAGGGCGCTAATTCATCCGTTTCATTGTGTGAGCTCAATCTTTCAACCGGCCAGGTTACCTTATTAGATACTTTCAATAATTGCGTCGGGCCGGGTTACGTGGCGATTTCTCCCAATAAAAAGAATTTATATGCAGTCGGTGGAGATAAAATCGTCTCATTCGCAATTGGTGCCGACAAAAAACTGACTTACCTGAACAGCGAGTCTTCGGTCGGTGCCGGGCCATGTCACGTTTCGGTTCATCCTTCCGGAAAAACAGCCTATGTTGCGAACTATGGCGGAGGCAGCTTTTCGATGTATCATGTGCAGCCTGACGGAAAAGTCACTCCGGCAACTTACACGGAACAATATGCAGGAACAGGGCCTAATGCGAAGCGTCAGGAAAAAGCGCACGCGCATTTTGCTACCGCAAGCCCCGACGGCAAATATGTGTTTGTGACGGATCTGGGAAGCGACAAGATTATGAATTACGTGTCAGACAGCAAAAGCGGGGCATTAAAACCCAATCCTGCGCAGCCATTTTTCTCAGGCAAACCAGGCGCAGGTCCACGCCACCTCATCATTCATCCATCGGGCAAGTCACTATTTCTGCTCAATGAACTGGAAGCAACGCTTACTTCGTGCTCCATTGACAAAAACGGGGTCATTACTGCTATTAAAACTTACCCTACGATCCCGGCAGATTACTCGGGACCGACAAATACCAGTGCGGCCATTCACTTGCACCCAAATGGAAAGTTTGTTTACGTTTCCAACCGGGGCCATAACTCCATTAGTGCATTCAAGATTAATGCAAACGGGGAACTTGAAATGGTGGATCAACAGACAAAATCCATTTCCACGCCAAGGGATTTTAATATCGACCCGAGCGGAAAATTCATGATCGTAGCCAATCAAACTGCTGACAATCTGGTGGTTTACGATGTCGATCCAGCCACCGGCAAGTTTACTTTCAAGCATGAAAGTATTTCAGTAAAGCTGCCGATTTGCGTAGCATTTTTGTAA
- a CDS encoding heavy-metal-associated domain-containing protein — translation METLKFKTNIKCGGCVATVTPFLNGADGVEKWDVDLVSPERVLEVQTDRSPEEIAQLIKNAGYIAEEIA, via the coding sequence ATGGAAACATTAAAATTTAAAACCAATATCAAATGTGGCGGCTGCGTAGCCACCGTCACTCCATTTCTGAACGGTGCTGATGGCGTCGAAAAGTGGGATGTAGATCTCGTGAGCCCTGAAAGAGTACTCGAAGTGCAAACAGACCGCTCACCTGAGGAAATCGCACAGCTGATTAAAAACGCAGGTTACATTGCCGAAGAAATCGCCTGA